The following proteins come from a genomic window of Montipora foliosa isolate CH-2021 chromosome 2, ASM3666993v2, whole genome shotgun sequence:
- the LOC137988312 gene encoding serine palmitoyltransferase 2-like, with translation MLLGTHYSFKLGITDSSHSFFFRLTGKITRSINTGSYNYLGFAQNAGPCVEAVEEAVRKHGLARCSPRHEYGTIGLHNELETIVARFVGKPAAMVFGMGFATNSTNIPTLVGKKDLIISDELNHASLREGARRSEATVKVFKHNNMVNLEKVLRESVVQGNPRTHRPWGKILIIVEGVYSMEGSVVRLPEVVALKNKYKAYLYLDEAHSIGAVGPNGRGVTDYFGVDPADVDIMMRTLTKSFGGAGGYIAATQEIVDHIRGRSHSAAYASSMSPPVAMQAISSMRIIMGEDGTDEGKKRLSALAENNKYFRRRIQEIGFTVFGHDASPIIPVVTYSVTWSGALFLKLARRKIATVVVGFPAVANVTGFRFRFCLSAAHTPEMLDEVLDAMDEIGDQVFAKQGKQHRK, from the exons ATGCTTCTTGGTACACATTACTCTTTCAAACTTGGAA TAACAGACTCAtctcatagttttttttttaggcttACTGGAAAAATTACTAGGTCTATCAACACTGGTTCTTATAATTATCTTGGGTTTGCGCAAAATGCTGGACCATGTGTTGAAGCTGTGGAAGAAGCGGTGAGGAAACACGGCCTGGCTCGTTGCAGTCCAAGGCATGAATATG GAACAATTGGGCTGCACAATGAACTGGAAACTATCGTGGCTCGTTTTGTTGGGAAGCCTGCTGCAATGGTGTTTGGCATGGGCTTTGCAACCAACTCTACCAACATACCCACTCTAGTGGGAAAGAAAGATTTGATCATCAGTGACGAACTGAATCACGCTTCGTTGAGAGAGGGAGCCAGGCGGTCAGAGGCTACAGTCAAAGTCTTCAAACATAACA ATATGGTGAATCTTGAAAAAGTCCTTCGGGAATCAGTTGTGCAAGGAAACCCTCGCACTCACAGACCCTGGGGAAAAATACTTATCATAGTTGAAGGCGTTTACAG TATGGAAGGATCCGTCGTACGGTTACCTGAGGTGGTGGCTCTCAAAAACAAATACAAGGCGTATCTCTATTTGGACGAGGCACACAGTATTGGCGCCGTGGGTCCAAATGGAAGGGGGGTCACGGATTACTTTGGGGTGGACCCTGCTGATGTCGATATCATGATGAGGACATTAACCAAGAGCTTTGGAGGAGCGGGAGGTTACATTGCTGCAACACAG GAGATAGTTGACCATATCCGAGGTCGTTCCCATAGTGCAGCCTACGCGTCTTCCATGTCACCGCCTGTTGCAATGCAAGCTATTTCATCTATGAGAATAATCATGGGTGAAGATGGCACAGATGAAG GAAAGAAGAGACTGTCGGCTTTGGCTGAAAACAACAA GTATTTCAGACGTCGGATTCAAGAAATTGGCTTCACTGTTTTTGGTCATGATGCGTCACCAATTATTCCTGTGGTTACCTATTCCGTAACTTGGTCTGG TGCACTTTTCCTTAAACTGGCCAGGAGGAAAATAGCCACTGTTGTCGTCGGGTTTCCCGCTGTTGCCAATGTGACTGGGTTCCGCTTCAGGTTCTGTCTGTCAGCTGCACACACACCCGAAATGCTGGACGAG